The following proteins are co-located in the Anser cygnoides isolate HZ-2024a breed goose chromosome 2, Taihu_goose_T2T_genome, whole genome shotgun sequence genome:
- the TRHR gene encoding thyrotropin-releasing hormone receptor: MKMENDTGDEQNHTGLPLSSQEIITAEYQVVTILLVLLICGLGIVGNIMVVLVVLRTKHMRTPTNCYLVSLAVADLMVLVAAGLPNITESLYRSWVYGYVGCLCITYLQYLGINASSFSITAFTVERYIAICHPIKAQFLCTFSRAKKIIIFVWAFTSIYCMLWFFLLDLNTVVYKDTTVVSCGYKVSRSYYSPIYMMDFGIFYVLPMVLATVLYGLIARILFLNPIPSDPKEHSKAWRNDVAHQNKPVNSKTTNRSFNSTIASRRQVTKMLAVVVVLFAFLWMPYRTLVVVNSFLSSPFQENWFLLFCRICIYLNSAINPVIYNLMSQKFRAAFRKLCNCQQKRDKKPASYSVALNYNVIKESDHFSTELEDITVTNTYLSSAKTSIGDTCLSSGVTDNAF, encoded by the exons ATGAAGATGGAGAATGACACAGGGGACGAGCAGAACCACACTGGGCTTCCGCTGTCAAGCCAGGAGATCATTACAGCTGAATACCAAGTGGTTACCATCCTCTTGGTGCTCCTCATTTGCGGACTGGGCATCGTGGGCAACATCATGGTGGTTTTGGTGGTCCTCAGAACCAAACACATGAGAACTCCCACTAACTGCTACCTGGTGAGTCTGGCTGTGGCAGATCTCATGGTGCTTGTGGCTGCAGGACTCCCCAATATCACAGAAAGTCTGTACAGATCCTGGGTATATGGCTACGTGGGGTGTCTCTGCATCACTTATCTCCAGTACCTAGGGATCAatgcttcttctttttccatcaCTGCTTTCACTGTCGAGAGATACATAGCTATCTGCCACCCAATCAAAGCTCAGTTCCTATGCACTTTTTCAAGAGCCAAAAAGATCATTATTTTTGTCTGGGCTTTCACCTCCATATACTGTATGCTCTGGTTTTTCCTGCTAGACCTCAATACAGTAGTCTACAAAGACACCACTGTTGTGTCTTGCGGCTACAAGGTGTCCAGGAGCTATTACTCTCCTATCTACATGATGGACTTTggtatattttatgttttgccAATGGTATTGGCGACTGTCCTCTATGGCCTGATTGCTAGAATACTGTTCCTGAACCCCATCCCTTCGGACCCAAAAGAACACTCTAAGGCATGGAGGAATGACGTGGCTCACCAAAACAAGCCTGTGAATTCCAAGACGACTAACAGGAGTTTCAATAGCACTATTGCTTCTAGAAGGCAG GTCACCAAGATGCTGGCTGTGGTGGTCGTcctatttgcatttctgtggaTGCCCTACCGAACACTGGTGGTTGTCAACTCCTTTCTCTCTAGCCCCTTCCAAGAAAACTGGTTCCTGCTATTTTGCagaatctgtatttatttaaacagtgcCATCAATCCTGTAATTTACAATCTCATGTCCCAGAAATTCAGAGCAGCCTTCAGGAAACTCTGCAACTGCCAGCAGAAGCGGGACAAAAAACCTGCCAGTTACAGCGTGGCCCTAAATTATAATGTCATCAAAGAGTCTGATCACTTCAGCACTGAACTAGAAGATATTACTGTCACCAATACCTATCTCTCCTCTGCGAAAACATCTATTGGTGACACGTGTTTGTCGTCTGGGGTAACAGATAATGCCTTTTGA